The proteins below are encoded in one region of Amycolatopsis acidiphila:
- a CDS encoding DUF350 domain-containing protein: MTTTLALADTFGSDLVKGIGAILLYGVVGLLLMLVGFYAIDWTTPGKLSKLVHQGLPNAVIVTASGMLSMAFIVVVAIFNSASDLTEGLITSLIYGLLGIIVQVLAVRLLEWATRIDVGSTIESDKFAPASVVVAAAHLALGLVVAVGIS; encoded by the coding sequence GTGACCACGACCCTCGCGCTGGCCGACACCTTCGGTTCCGACCTCGTCAAGGGGATCGGCGCAATCCTGCTCTACGGTGTCGTCGGGCTGCTGCTGATGCTGGTCGGTTTCTACGCGATCGACTGGACCACGCCGGGCAAGCTGTCGAAGCTCGTGCACCAGGGCCTGCCGAACGCGGTCATCGTCACCGCGTCGGGGATGCTGTCGATGGCGTTCATCGTCGTCGTCGCCATCTTCAACTCCGCGAGCGACCTGACCGAGGGTCTGATCACCTCGCTCATCTACGGCCTGCTGGGCATAATCGTGCAGGTCCTGGCGGTGCGGCTGCTGGAGTGGGCCACTCGGATCGACGTCGGCTCGACCATCGAGAGCGACAAGTTCGCCCCGGCGAGCGTCGTGGTCGCCGCCGCGCACCTGGCGCTGGGTCTCGTCGTGGCGGTCGGCATCTCCTAG
- a CDS encoding haloalkane dehalogenase, with product MRLLRTPEDRFADLPEFDFPVLYADIENPRDGIVRVAYTEAGPPDGPPVLLLHGEPSWSFLYRKMLPVLADAGLRAIAPDLVGFGRSDKPVDVVDHTYARHVEWMRAFAFDALDLRGVTLVGQDWGGLIGLRLVAENPGRFTKVVAANTGLPTGDQDMPKVWHTFREAVQKAPVLDIGRFVQSGCRTKLSDETRAAYDAPFPNEMYKAGPRAMPGLVPIRPDDPASEANRRAWATLSTMDIPFLCAFSDGDPITGGMAPVLRRAMKGAEGLDHPTVADAGHFLQEDAGAELGRIVAAFVRD from the coding sequence GTGCGCCTGCTGAGGACACCGGAAGACCGGTTCGCCGACCTGCCCGAGTTCGACTTCCCAGTCCTGTACGCCGACATCGAGAACCCGAGAGACGGCATCGTCAGAGTCGCCTACACCGAGGCCGGTCCGCCCGACGGTCCGCCGGTGCTGCTCCTGCACGGAGAGCCCAGCTGGTCCTTCCTCTACCGGAAGATGCTGCCGGTGCTCGCGGACGCGGGCCTGCGCGCCATCGCGCCCGATCTGGTCGGCTTCGGCCGCTCGGACAAGCCGGTCGACGTCGTGGACCACACCTACGCCCGGCACGTCGAGTGGATGCGCGCGTTCGCGTTCGACGCGCTCGACCTGCGTGGGGTCACGCTCGTCGGACAGGACTGGGGCGGGCTGATCGGGCTGCGCCTGGTCGCCGAAAACCCCGGCCGCTTCACGAAGGTCGTCGCCGCGAACACCGGACTGCCCACGGGCGACCAGGACATGCCGAAGGTCTGGCACACGTTCCGCGAGGCCGTCCAAAAAGCACCGGTGCTCGACATCGGGCGGTTCGTCCAGTCCGGCTGCCGCACGAAACTGTCCGACGAGACGCGTGCGGCCTACGACGCGCCGTTCCCGAACGAGATGTACAAAGCGGGTCCGCGCGCGATGCCCGGGCTGGTGCCGATCCGGCCGGACGACCCGGCGAGCGAGGCCAACCGCCGGGCCTGGGCAACATTGTCCACTATGGACATACCGTTCCTGTGCGCGTTCTCCGACGGGGACCCGATCACCGGTGGGATGGCCCCGGTCCTGCGGCGCGCCATGAAGGGCGCCGAAGGACTGGACCATCCCACCGTGGCGGACGCCGGGCACTTCCTGCAGGAGGACGCCGGCGCCGAACTGGGCCGGATAGTGGCCGCGTTCGTCCGCGATTAG